A single genomic interval of Osmerus eperlanus chromosome 14, fOsmEpe2.1, whole genome shotgun sequence harbors:
- the LOC134034118 gene encoding vasotocin-neurophysin VT 1-like, producing the protein MPDSTLALLCVLGLLAVSSACYIQNCPRGGKRSFSESATRKCLSCGPGEGGRCFGPSICCGEGIGCFVGSPEAARCVEENYLPSLCETGGRTCGSEEGRCGSEGICCDSDGCVLDPDCLDESKRRPVSEQNATLMGSPADLLLRMLHGTSRRRI; encoded by the exons ATGCCAGATTCAACACTTGCACTGCTGTGTGTCCTGGGACTCCTGGCAGTCTCCTCGGCATGCTACATTCAGAACTGCCCAAGAGGGGGGAAACGCTCCTTTTCCGAGTCCGCCACACGGAAG TGCCTGTCTTGTGGTCCTGGTGAAGGGGGACGCTGCTTTGGCCCCAGTATCTGCTGTGGTGAGGGGATTGGCTGCTTTGTGGGCTCCCCTGAAGCGGCACGTTGCGTGGAGGAGAACTACCTGCCTTCTCTCTGTGAAACCGGAGGAAGAACATGTGGCTCTGAGGAAGGACGCTGCGGATCGGAAGGGATCTGCTGTGACTCGG ACGGCTGTGTGCTGGACCCAGACTGTCTCGATGAAAGCAAACGTCGTCCGGTCAGCGAGCAGAACGCGACACTGATGGGTAGCCCCGCAGACTTGCTACTGCGGATGCTGCATGGCACCAGCAGGCGGCGAATTTAG